The Oceanispirochaeta sp. genome includes the window TGTCCTCAACACAGAACGATACACCCCTGTTGCTGATTACTCTTTTATCCATGGCCTACTGGTCAGCAGTCAGCAGTCTGGCGTCCCGCTTACTGTATCAGAAGTACAAAACCCTGAAACATGGCGAGTTTCTGGAGATTAAAAGGGGGGAAGCTTCATTCGGCTTGAAAAAAATGCTGGTGACCCTTTCTCAGAACATCATATCAGCAACAAATCTGTTTCTTCCCCTGATGATCGTAGCTCTCATCACATCAAACGTTATTCCCTATTTATTTGTTTATGCTCTGCTTAACACAGCCATGCTCTTTTTTACTACCCTCAAAATCGTTAAGGATCTTAAGTGAAAATAACAGTTTTGTCGCATTACGACAGAATCGCTCTGTATCACTCTTTAACCCCTTTTCTTATGAAAGAGTTCAGACACAACTTTACATTTACAAACTCACCGGAGTACTGCCTCGGAAAAGACCGGAATACCATACTGATCATGGTCAGACAGTTTCTAAAACCAGACAGGGTGGACCATGATTTCCTTGAAAAAGCCAGAAAAAAATATGACCGCATTGCCTTTTTCAACGGCAATGCGGGTGGTGGAATTCCAAGGCTGGAAGTGCTGCCCTATGTAGATCTTTTTTACAGTAAGGCACTCTTCAAAGATAAAAGCCTGTATGGTAAGAAACTGTATGGTGGAGAACTTTATACCCAGTATTTCCATGAAAGAGACAACATCTCAGATGATCACGACAGAGATCGTAGGGCAGAATCTGATCCTGAACAGCTGAATAAATTAAGACTTTCATGGAACATAGGCATCGGAGAATTCCCCCGTAGAAAATACATTCAGCGGGCCGGAGTCGCTCTGGCACGTGCAACGGGAATGGGGGTTCATTCCCTCCTACATTCCAAATCAGATTACAGCTGGAATATATCAGAAGAGAAAACCATACCTGTTCACGCCCGCATCCTGCTGACTGATAAAAATACAATCTCCTATCAGCGGAAGCTGATGCTGGATATGATACAGGACAAGGATATTTTTCTGACAGGATCAACAGGTCAGAAACAGTACAACCAGGAGATAGGTGCATCCCGTATGACATTGAGTCCCTTCGGTTGGGGGGAACTCTGTATCAGGGATTTTGAAGCCATATTGGGAGAGTCTCTTTTGCTGAAACCCGACATGAGTCATCTGGAAACATGGCCGGATGTTTTCTTCCCCGGCGAGACTTATGTGCCTCTGAAATGGGATGCTTCAGATTTACTGGAAAAGACTGAATACTACCTCAGCCATGAACAGGAACAGAAAGAGATCTGCCAGAGCGCATCTGATGTATACAAAACCCAGAGAGACCAACTCTCTCTGCGGTTCAGCGGAATACTTAAGGAAATACAAGGTTTAAAGGAGACTGTATGAAACAGGTATATGTGGCACTGGTAGCCGACTTTATTCATCCCGGGCATCTCAACATCATTGAAAAAGCACGGGAACTCGGAGAAATTACGATTGGCTTATATACTGACGAGGCCATAGCGACATTCAGCAGACTTCCAGTTCTGGAGTATGAACACCGCAGAATCATAGCTGAGAATTTGAAGGGTGTTGTCAGTGTTGTCCCTCAAAAAGCTATGAGTTACCGGCAAAATCTTGATACCCTGAAGCCTGACTATGTTGTTCACGGAGATGATTGGCTCATTGGGGCGGAAAGCTGCTTCCGGGAGGAAGTTCTTGACCTGTTATCTACCTGGGGAGGAAAGTTAGTGGAACTTCCCTACTCACAAGGATTTTCAAGCACACTGATGGCCTCGGATGCCAGAAAACAGGGTACAACTCCTGAAATCAGGATGAAAAGCCTGAGACGGCTGATTAAAGCCAGACCAGTCGTCAGAATAATGGAAGCCCATAACGGCTTGTCCGGACTGATAGTGGAAGAAACCTTTGTTGAAGAAAACGGTATACGAAGAGAGTTCGACGGGATTTGGGAAAGCAGTCTCACCGATTCTGCATCGAAAGGAAAACCGGATACCTCGACTGTTGACATTTCATCCCGGGTATCCACCATTGACCAGATCATGGAAGTCACAACAAAACCTATGATTGTAGACGCCGACAACGGCGGGCTGACAGAGCATTTTGTCTACACAGTAAGGACCCTCGAAAGACTGGGGGTCTCAGCAGTGATTATTGAGGATAAAATCGGCCCGAAAAGGAACTCCCTCTTCGGAACTGAAGTTACCCAGACACAGGACACAAAGGAAGAATTTGCCGACAAGA containing:
- a CDS encoding glycosyltransferase family 1 protein, whose amino-acid sequence is MKITVLSHYDRIALYHSLTPFLMKEFRHNFTFTNSPEYCLGKDRNTILIMVRQFLKPDRVDHDFLEKARKKYDRIAFFNGNAGGGIPRLEVLPYVDLFYSKALFKDKSLYGKKLYGGELYTQYFHERDNISDDHDRDRRAESDPEQLNKLRLSWNIGIGEFPRRKYIQRAGVALARATGMGVHSLLHSKSDYSWNISEEKTIPVHARILLTDKNTISYQRKLMLDMIQDKDIFLTGSTGQKQYNQEIGASRMTLSPFGWGELCIRDFEAILGESLLLKPDMSHLETWPDVFFPGETYVPLKWDASDLLEKTEYYLSHEQEQKEICQSASDVYKTQRDQLSLRFSGILKEIQGLKETV
- the aepX gene encoding phosphoenolpyruvate mutase, whose translation is MKQVYVALVADFIHPGHLNIIEKARELGEITIGLYTDEAIATFSRLPVLEYEHRRIIAENLKGVVSVVPQKAMSYRQNLDTLKPDYVVHGDDWLIGAESCFREEVLDLLSTWGGKLVELPYSQGFSSTLMASDARKQGTTPEIRMKSLRRLIKARPVVRIMEAHNGLSGLIVEETFVEENGIRREFDGIWESSLTDSASKGKPDTSTVDISSRVSTIDQIMEVTTKPMIVDADNGGLTEHFVYTVRTLERLGVSAVIIEDKIGPKRNSLFGTEVTQTQDTKEEFADKISQGKRVQVTKDFLIIARIESLILETGMKDALERGKAYVEAGVDGIMIHSRRKEPDEILEFCQTFRKDFPAIPLVVVPSSLNSMTEDELADAGVNIVIYANQMLRSAFPAMKKTAESILTHHRAKEAGEYCLSIKEVISLIPESMS